A window from Candidatus Ozemobacteraceae bacterium encodes these proteins:
- the rfbG gene encoding CDP-glucose 4,6-dehydratase, producing the protein MKHCFAKAFFGKKVAITGHTGFKGAWLAFWLHLLGAKVAGYSLEPPTSPALFDILALDADIDHQIGDIRDLAGLKAWILRQQPDFLFHLAAQPIVRFSYEEPLTTYQVNVNGTIHVLESLRSLDKPCIAIMVTTDKCYENREWVYGYREVDPLGGHDPYSSSKAAAELAISAWRRSFFKDHPVMIASARAGNVIGGGDWAKDRIVPDCIRFLREGKPIIVRNKSATRPWQHVLEPLSGYLWLAAVLARPTAIAGSLGEGELTFNFGPDHRSNKTVEELVREILRYYPGQWEDRSDPGAVHEAGLLQLSIAKARHHLKWFPAWDFQITVEQTVRWYRKLLDQSTSDQMREMTRKQIADYTKAAHSFGIPWASDE; encoded by the coding sequence TTGAAGCACTGTTTCGCAAAGGCGTTTTTCGGAAAGAAAGTTGCAATAACCGGTCATACGGGGTTCAAGGGAGCGTGGCTTGCTTTCTGGTTGCACCTTCTTGGAGCAAAAGTTGCAGGATATTCGCTTGAGCCACCGACTTCGCCAGCCCTTTTCGATATACTCGCCCTTGATGCCGATATCGATCATCAGATAGGGGACATTCGTGACCTGGCCGGCTTGAAGGCGTGGATATTGAGGCAGCAGCCCGATTTTCTGTTTCATCTTGCTGCCCAGCCGATTGTTCGGTTCTCGTATGAAGAGCCGCTTACGACATACCAAGTAAATGTCAATGGAACGATCCATGTGTTGGAATCCTTGCGGAGCCTGGACAAGCCGTGTATCGCAATTATGGTAACCACCGATAAGTGTTATGAAAATCGCGAGTGGGTGTACGGCTATCGGGAAGTTGATCCCCTTGGTGGGCATGACCCTTACAGCTCGAGTAAAGCTGCTGCTGAACTAGCCATTTCTGCTTGGCGAAGATCCTTTTTCAAGGACCATCCGGTGATGATCGCAAGCGCGCGGGCTGGCAACGTTATTGGCGGCGGTGACTGGGCAAAAGACCGGATCGTTCCTGACTGTATAAGGTTCCTTCGAGAGGGAAAACCAATCATTGTACGGAATAAATCGGCAACGCGTCCTTGGCAACACGTGCTGGAACCTTTGAGCGGATACCTCTGGCTTGCCGCGGTGTTGGCAAGGCCCACTGCTATCGCTGGTTCTCTCGGTGAAGGCGAGTTGACCTTCAATTTTGGACCGGATCATCGGTCGAATAAGACCGTTGAAGAACTTGTCCGTGAAATTCTTCGTTATTATCCCGGCCAATGGGAAGACCGCAGCGATCCTGGCGCCGTACACGAAGCCGGATTATTGCAGTTATCTATCGCCAAGGCAAGGCATCATCTAAAATGGTTCCCTGCCTGGGATTTTCAGATTACGGTTGAGCAAACTGTTCGCTGGTATAGGAAATTGCTGGATCAATCCACGAGCGATCAGATGCGTGAAATGACAAGAAAACAAATTGCTGACTATACGAAAGCTGCCCACTCTTTTGGAATTCCTTGGGCATCAGATGAGTAA
- the rfbH gene encoding lipopolysaccharide biosynthesis protein RfbH has translation MSDREAIRHQILKLVREYQEAGEKKAFIPGKDTVHYAGRQYDYDELVCLVDSSLDFWLTAGRYASEFEKNFAAYHGVDHALLVNSGSSANLAAFATLTSPKLKDRRIKSGDEVITVAAGFPTTVNPIIQHGAIPVFVDVELGTYVPTMERIEAALSPRTRAVMMAHTMGVPFPVAEVKEFCERNRLWLIEDNCDALGSRYNGKLTGTFGDLATFSFYPAHHMTMGEGGAVITADAELARIARSFRDWGRDCYCIGGVNNSCGKRFTQQFGMLPFGYDHKYVYSHIGYNLKVTDMQAAIGVAQLRKLESFITLRKKHHALLNEKLKRHEKYLILPMTPAHSDPSWFGFVISVRPDAPFARDDLVRVLEAARIETRNLFCGNLLRHPAYSDIQHRIVGSLLNTDLITSNTFFIGVYPGMTTEMLAHVHYTFDSFLNNIAI, from the coding sequence ATGTCGGACAGAGAAGCCATCAGGCATCAGATATTGAAGCTGGTCAGGGAGTATCAGGAGGCAGGCGAGAAAAAAGCCTTCATTCCAGGGAAGGATACAGTTCATTACGCTGGTCGTCAGTATGATTATGATGAGCTTGTCTGCCTTGTCGATTCCTCGCTGGATTTTTGGCTGACGGCTGGCCGGTATGCCTCCGAATTTGAAAAAAACTTTGCTGCATATCATGGCGTTGATCATGCTCTTCTCGTAAACTCCGGGTCTTCCGCGAACCTTGCAGCATTTGCGACGTTGACTTCCCCAAAGTTGAAGGATCGGCGCATCAAGTCAGGAGATGAGGTCATAACCGTTGCTGCCGGCTTCCCGACGACCGTGAATCCAATTATTCAACATGGTGCGATTCCCGTTTTCGTCGATGTTGAGCTGGGAACCTATGTTCCGACGATGGAGCGCATCGAAGCTGCGTTGAGTCCCAGAACACGGGCGGTCATGATGGCTCACACAATGGGTGTCCCGTTCCCGGTTGCTGAAGTAAAAGAATTCTGTGAAAGGAATCGACTCTGGCTGATCGAGGATAATTGCGATGCCCTTGGCAGCAGGTATAACGGGAAGCTGACGGGCACATTCGGCGACCTGGCCACGTTCAGTTTCTATCCGGCTCATCACATGACGATGGGTGAAGGTGGCGCTGTTATCACTGCTGATGCAGAACTCGCCAGAATTGCCAGAAGTTTCCGCGATTGGGGACGTGACTGCTATTGCATCGGAGGAGTGAACAATTCATGCGGGAAGCGGTTCACCCAACAGTTTGGAATGCTGCCGTTCGGATACGATCACAAGTATGTCTACAGCCATATCGGGTACAATCTGAAGGTTACAGATATGCAAGCTGCGATCGGCGTTGCTCAACTTAGAAAACTTGAATCATTTATTACATTACGAAAAAAACATCATGCTTTATTGAATGAAAAGCTGAAAAGGCATGAGAAGTATCTGATTTTGCCTATGACTCCCGCTCATTCCGATCCCTCCTGGTTTGGGTTCGTCATAAGCGTTCGGCCTGATGCACCGTTCGCACGCGACGACTTGGTAAGAGTCTTGGAAGCCGCCCGCATAGAAACACGAAATCTCTTCTGCGGAAATCTCCTTCGCCATCCGGCCTACTCAGACATTCAGCACAGAATTGTCGGCTCTCTTTTGAATACCGACCTTATAACCTCCAATACCTTTTTCATCGGCGTTTACCCTGGCATGACAACCGAAATGCTCGCTCATGTTCATTATACATTCGATAGCTTCTTGAATAATATCGCTATCTAA